Proteins from a genomic interval of Clostridium scatologenes:
- a CDS encoding ABC transporter permease: protein MMFNKNYKDTCFKIIIGLFIMIFITFIALTIGIVLCKCFSILKEIVEDTEIQFAIKLTLYTATVSTIICLIFSVPIAYGLARFKFWGKRVISSIIQIPNSIPPIASGIALLLLFSTKPVENVLSNLGMDPVFSVKGIILAHFFINTPYMIRIFRITFEDINPKLEFVARTLGYSSWGAFFKVTLPLARNGLVSGIIITWTNALGEFGTALMLAGAIRMKTETLPAAIFLNLSSGNLDKALAAAAILIIISVVCLFIFECFGKDKRF from the coding sequence ATGATGTTTAATAAAAACTATAAAGATACTTGTTTTAAGATAATTATAGGGCTATTTATAATGATTTTTATAACCTTTATAGCTCTTACTATAGGTATAGTTTTATGCAAATGTTTTTCTATATTGAAAGAAATTGTTGAGGATACAGAAATTCAATTTGCAATTAAATTAACTTTGTATACGGCAACTGTGTCTACCATAATTTGTTTGATATTTTCCGTGCCAATAGCTTATGGACTAGCTAGATTTAAATTTTGGGGTAAACGAGTTATCAGTTCTATAATACAAATACCAAACTCCATTCCACCTATTGCATCAGGAATCGCATTGTTATTGTTATTTAGTACAAAACCAGTGGAGAATGTTTTAAGTAATCTAGGCATGGATCCTGTTTTTTCTGTCAAAGGAATCATATTAGCACATTTTTTCATCAATACTCCATATATGATAAGAATTTTTAGAATAACATTTGAAGATATTAATCCTAAACTAGAATTTGTGGCTAGAACATTGGGATACAGCAGTTGGGGAGCTTTTTTTAAGGTAACACTTCCTTTGGCAAGAAATGGTTTGGTTTCAGGAATTATAATAACTTGGACAAATGCACTAGGTGAGTTTGGTACTGCACTTATGCTAGCAGGTGCCATTCGAATGAAAACGGAAACCTTACCAGCAGCAATATTTTTAAATTTATCAAGTGGAAATTTAGATAAGGCTTTAGCTGCAGCTGCTATATTAATAATTATATCTGTAGTTTGCTTATTTATATTTGAGTGCTTTGGAAAAGATAAAAGATTTTAA
- a CDS encoding MOSC domain-containing protein, which produces MGKVISLNISEKRGTEKTQVSSVNVIEGFGIEGDAHAGNWDRQISILPIEAMSKIPSNKMEEVKNGGFTENITISGILLDDLKIGDVIQVGEAVIKIQHIGKEEYKEHGRPYIVSREGRFGIVIKGGKINIGDFVKTIKSE; this is translated from the coding sequence ATGGGAAAAGTAATTTCTCTAAACATTAGTGAAAAGAGAGGGACTGAAAAAACTCAAGTTTCTTCTGTTAATGTTATTGAAGGATTTGGAATTGAAGGTGATGCACATGCTGGAAATTGGGATAGGCAAATAAGTATTCTTCCTATAGAAGCTATGAGTAAGATTCCTTCTAATAAGATGGAAGAAGTCAAAAATGGAGGATTTACTGAAAATATTACTATATCAGGTATTTTGCTTGATGATCTTAAAATTGGAGATGTAATTCAAGTTGGAGAAGCTGTAATTAAAATACAACATATAGGTAAAGAAGAGTACAAGGAACATGGAAGACCTTACATAGTTAGCAGAGAAGGTAGATTTGGTATAGTAATTAAAGGTGGCAAAATAAATATTGGCGATTTTGTAAAAACAATAAAATCAGAATAA
- a CDS encoding Rossmann-like domain-containing protein, which translates to MNKNEFYTDLFGKFKKLVEDNRLLNEEIKITGRALTTEEAIGNTERKDFPIIKGKEKLLQADFKGIKGQAFTDMPNNFLGNLKQIIEMPLNTNFDTAVYIATLNAVCRYLGMTDNTVHCKDGEPESCALELVEYIKNKYGSPKIALIGFQPAMLENLGKNYKVRIVDLDDNNIGKVKYGVMVEDGSKSIDDLLNWCDIVVATGSTVANKTITNVLLDKPTIFFGTTLAGTAALMKLERFCPCSK; encoded by the coding sequence ATGAACAAAAATGAATTTTATACTGATTTATTTGGTAAGTTTAAAAAACTTGTAGAAGATAATAGATTATTAAATGAAGAAATAAAAATAACAGGAAGAGCTTTAACTACAGAAGAAGCTATAGGAAATACTGAAAGAAAAGATTTTCCTATTATAAAAGGAAAAGAAAAATTGCTGCAAGCAGATTTTAAAGGTATTAAAGGCCAAGCATTTACAGATATGCCGAATAATTTCCTGGGAAATTTAAAACAAATAATTGAAATGCCACTTAACACAAACTTTGATACAGCTGTATACATTGCTACTTTAAATGCTGTATGTAGATATTTAGGAATGACAGATAATACAGTACACTGTAAAGATGGAGAACCAGAAAGCTGTGCTTTGGAGTTAGTAGAATATATAAAAAATAAATATGGCAGTCCTAAAATTGCATTAATAGGATTTCAACCAGCTATGTTAGAAAATTTGGGTAAAAATTATAAGGTAAGGATTGTGGATTTAGATGACAATAATATAGGAAAAGTTAAATATGGAGTAATGGTTGAGGATGGAAGTAAATCAATTGATGATTTGTTGAATTGGTGTGATATTGTGGTTGCTACAGGCAGCACTGTAGCTAATAAGACAATAACTAATGTTTTATTAGATAAGCCAACTATATTTTTTGGAACTACTCTTGCAGGTACAGCAGCTTTAATGAAGCTTGAAAGATTTTGTCCTTGTTCGAAATAG
- a CDS encoding class I SAM-dependent methyltransferase produces the protein MHKFDLKKIEKLDNPKRRESMPPEETLKKFKVDNKGTLLDIGCGIGYFTIPAAKIINKGNVIGIDITSEILDIAKRKVENIRNIEFRKNEEYSFPVEDNSIDYVFVCNVIHEIEDKVRFFAEVKRVLKNQGYFCIIEWDKRNMKNGPSVNERISKEEIKSLVEPLKFTFLEEVNINNEHYGIKFKI, from the coding sequence ATGCATAAATTTGATTTAAAAAAAATAGAAAAACTAGATAATCCTAAAAGAAGAGAGAGCATGCCTCCTGAAGAAACTCTAAAAAAGTTTAAAGTAGATAACAAGGGTACGTTACTTGATATAGGTTGTGGTATAGGATATTTTACTATACCAGCAGCAAAAATTATTAATAAAGGAAATGTAATTGGTATAGATATAACATCAGAAATTCTTGATATTGCAAAGAGAAAAGTAGAAAATATAAGGAATATAGAATTTAGAAAGAACGAAGAATACTCTTTTCCAGTAGAAGATAATTCTATTGATTATGTTTTTGTATGCAATGTTATACATGAAATAGAGGATAAAGTGAGATTTTTTGCTGAGGTAAAAAGAGTATTAAAAAATCAGGGATATTTTTGTATAATTGAATGGGATAAAAGGAATATGAAAAATGGTCCATCAGTAAATGAAAGAATATCAAAAGAAGAAATAAAAAGCCTAGTTGAACCTCTAAAATTTACATTTTTAGAAGAAGTAAATATTAATAATGAACATTATGGTATAAAATTTAAAATATAA
- a CDS encoding DUF1847 domain-containing protein: MYTCAMCSEHYCKKGELEKLPVNCPCNEKDEQEKIKKLYSEDENYKLAHNSALVEAEGYCKKTRLEEIMDFANKCSFKKLGVAFCVGLSNEAKALCSILKHNGFEVNSVVCKNGSIPKEFLNIKDTEKVKPGSYEAMCNPIGQAIFLNNAKTDLNIILGLCVGHDSLFIKYSDAPITVFAVKDRVLAHNPIGALYLSDGYYKNKLYK, translated from the coding sequence ATGTATACTTGTGCTATGTGCAGTGAACATTATTGTAAGAAAGGAGAGCTTGAAAAATTACCTGTTAATTGTCCTTGCAATGAAAAAGATGAACAAGAAAAAATAAAAAAGTTATATTCTGAAGATGAAAATTATAAATTAGCACATAATTCTGCTTTAGTTGAAGCAGAAGGATATTGTAAAAAAACAAGACTTGAAGAGATAATGGATTTTGCTAATAAATGCAGTTTTAAAAAATTAGGTGTAGCTTTTTGTGTAGGATTAAGTAATGAAGCAAAAGCATTATGTTCAATATTAAAACATAATGGATTTGAGGTTAATTCGGTGGTCTGTAAAAATGGAAGTATACCTAAAGAATTTTTAAATATTAAGGATACTGAAAAAGTAAAACCTGGTAGCTACGAAGCTATGTGTAATCCTATAGGACAAGCTATTTTTTTAAATAATGCTAAGACGGATTTAAATATTATTTTAGGGTTATGTGTAGGTCACGATTCATTATTTATAAAATATTCTGATGCACCAATAACTGTTTTTGCAGTTAAAGATAGAGTACTTGCACATAATCCTATAGGTGCACTATATCTTTCAGATGGATACTATAAAAATAAGCTGTATAAATAA
- a CDS encoding ATP-binding cassette domain-containing protein, translated as MLKLEHINKKLGDFRLKNINFEVEEGEYFVILGPTGTGKTIILETIAGIYTPDSGDIYINNINISNLPPEKRNIGFVYQDYLLFPHLSVRKNIIFGLRAKKANKADTDKALQEISIMLGIDHLLNRNPLTLSGGEQQRVAFARAVVTSPKILLLDEVSSALDPRTKENFQHNLKKIHKKLKTTTIHITHDFNEAVYLADRIAIMKDGEICEIGTPEEIFKNPKSEFVANFTGCKTL; from the coding sequence ATGCTTAAATTGGAGCATATTAATAAAAAGCTTGGAGATTTTAGACTTAAAAATATAAATTTTGAGGTAGAGGAAGGAGAATATTTTGTAATACTAGGACCTACGGGTACAGGGAAAACGATAATATTGGAAACTATAGCTGGTATATATACTCCAGATAGTGGTGATATATATATTAACAATATAAACATAAGTAACCTTCCACCAGAAAAAAGAAACATAGGATTTGTGTATCAAGATTATTTGTTGTTTCCTCATCTTTCTGTTAGGAAAAATATAATTTTTGGGCTTAGAGCTAAGAAGGCAAATAAAGCTGATACAGATAAAGCTTTACAGGAAATAAGTATAATGCTTGGTATAGATCACTTATTGAATAGAAATCCTTTGACACTAAGTGGAGGAGAACAACAGCGAGTTGCTTTCGCAAGAGCTGTTGTGACTTCACCAAAGATATTATTATTGGATGAAGTAAGTAGTGCTTTAGATCCACGTACTAAAGAAAATTTTCAACATAACCTAAAAAAGATTCATAAAAAGCTAAAGACTACAACTATTCATATAACTCATGATTTTAATGAAGCAGTATATTTAGCGGATAGGATAGCTATTATGAAAGATGGTGAAATTTGTGAAATAGGAACTCCTGAGGAAATATTTAAAAATCCTAAATCAGAGTTTGTAGCAAATTTTACAGGGTGTAAAACCTTGTAA
- the modA gene encoding molybdate ABC transporter substrate-binding protein, producing the protein MKTKKLISSVLVFLITSIAFMGCGQKQENTTKSSSKDKKELLIYCGAGLNKPMEEIGKSFEKKYGVKIQYTYANASQLIGQMEVSHKGDICVLPSDEDYNTANKKNLTLEKKDLAYHIPVIAVPKGNPAGITNIKDLSKPGVKIILGDPKTSPLGMLASKLFVKAGIEQQTKNNIVSTVTTVNEIVTFLSAKKADASIIWEDNALNAAKNIDIVQIPEKENLIKVIPIAALKSSKETELSKKFIDFTASDEGKAIFVKYNLKPIK; encoded by the coding sequence ATGAAAACAAAAAAATTAATAAGTTCAGTTTTAGTTTTTTTGATAACTTCCATTGCATTTATGGGATGTGGTCAAAAGCAGGAGAATACTACTAAAAGCAGCAGTAAGGATAAAAAAGAGTTGCTAATCTATTGTGGTGCAGGATTAAATAAACCTATGGAGGAAATTGGTAAAAGTTTTGAAAAAAAATATGGAGTTAAAATTCAATATACTTATGCTAATGCTTCACAGCTTATAGGCCAAATGGAAGTTTCACATAAAGGTGATATTTGCGTATTGCCATCCGATGAAGACTATAATACAGCTAATAAAAAAAATCTTACTTTGGAAAAAAAGGATTTGGCTTATCATATACCTGTAATTGCAGTACCTAAAGGTAATCCTGCTGGTATAACTAATATAAAAGATCTTTCTAAACCAGGAGTTAAAATTATTTTAGGAGATCCTAAAACATCACCATTAGGTATGCTTGCATCTAAGTTATTTGTAAAGGCTGGAATAGAGCAGCAGACTAAGAATAATATTGTTTCTACAGTTACTACAGTAAATGAAATAGTGACATTCCTTTCTGCAAAAAAAGCAGATGCATCTATTATATGGGAGGATAATGCTTTAAATGCAGCTAAAAATATAGATATAGTACAAATTCCTGAAAAAGAAAATTTAATTAAAGTAATACCTATAGCGGCTTTAAAAAGTTCTAAAGAAACTGAGTTAAGTAAAAAGTTTATAGATTTTACTGCTTCGGATGAAGGAAAAGCTATATTTGTCAAATACAATTTAAAGCCTATCAAATAA